A section of the Rubritalea squalenifaciens DSM 18772 genome encodes:
- a CDS encoding TMEM43 family protein encodes MSDTFTTSTTTGWFSRIGDSIKGILFGLLLIVISFPLLFWNEGRAVKTRKSLDQGSNEVVSLTSTTPDSANNGKLVHLTGEATTEQVLKDEKYNISTQALVLKRTVEMYQWQEDEKTETKKKLGGSEETITTYSYNKVWHEGRIDSSSFHKSAEYKNPMAAEQSQSLTADPITVGGFTLSDSLKSKLSDFTPLPIKPVGPMPETIVGKKVTVSDQNIYLGADPSNPALGDLRISYSVVTPGEISIISKQKDQSFESYTADAGGKINMLVHGNQSAAAMFEAAHQSNKVMTWVLRAVGFIVMWIGFGLLFAPLSVIADVIPLAGSIVGAGTSIIAFLLSLPLSLCTIAVAWIFYRPLIGIPLIVLAVGFFVLLIVKLKKARA; translated from the coding sequence ATGTCGGATACTTTTACTACCTCTACTACCACAGGATGGTTCAGCAGAATTGGTGATTCCATCAAAGGGATCCTCTTTGGTCTCCTCCTCATCGTCATTTCATTTCCTCTGCTGTTCTGGAATGAAGGCCGCGCAGTGAAGACCAGAAAAAGCCTGGACCAGGGATCCAATGAAGTGGTCTCACTCACAAGTACGACGCCGGATTCCGCCAATAATGGCAAACTCGTCCACCTGACAGGTGAAGCGACTACAGAGCAGGTCCTCAAGGATGAGAAATACAATATCAGCACTCAAGCTCTCGTGCTCAAGAGAACTGTGGAAATGTACCAGTGGCAGGAGGATGAAAAAACTGAAACCAAGAAAAAACTCGGCGGCAGTGAGGAAACCATCACCACCTACTCCTACAACAAAGTCTGGCATGAAGGTCGCATAGACTCATCTAGCTTTCACAAGTCAGCGGAATACAAGAACCCCATGGCTGCTGAGCAATCCCAGAGCCTGACTGCCGATCCCATCACCGTTGGGGGCTTCACCCTCTCGGATTCCCTGAAATCAAAACTCAGCGATTTCACTCCTCTCCCCATCAAACCAGTGGGACCGATGCCAGAAACAATCGTCGGTAAGAAAGTGACGGTCAGCGACCAGAACATCTACCTAGGTGCTGATCCAAGTAATCCAGCTCTGGGAGACCTACGTATCAGCTACAGCGTCGTCACCCCCGGAGAAATTTCTATCATTTCTAAACAAAAAGACCAGAGCTTCGAGTCCTACACCGCCGATGCCGGTGGGAAGATCAACATGCTGGTTCATGGTAACCAATCGGCCGCCGCCATGTTCGAGGCCGCCCATCAGAGCAACAAGGTCATGACCTGGGTGCTCAGAGCGGTAGGCTTTATTGTAATGTGGATTGGCTTTGGCCTTTTGTTCGCCCCACTCTCCGTCATTGCCGACGTCATCCCCTTAGCTGGCAGCATCGTGGGCGCTGGCACTAGCATTATCGCCTTTCTTCTCTCCTTGCCTCTCTCCCTCTGCACCATCGCGGTCGCCTGGATTTTCTACCGCCCTCTGATCGGCATCCCTCTCATCGTGCTCGCGGTTGGATTCTTCGTCTTGCTGATCGTGAAGCTCAAAAAAGCGAGAGCGTGA
- a CDS encoding DUF1501 domain-containing protein, translated as MNFTDIFKAVDLHNNSLSRRQFFRQNAMGLGAAALTSLLPKEVMGAIEKATGNSHFAPKAKRVIYISLIGAPSQFETFDYKPHLQKEFKKDIKDFLVKSGQRLTGMTAGQTKFPVAPSFVDFKQYGESGTWVSDLLPWTGKMVDDLCIIKSMHTDAINHEPANQLIYTGSMQSGKASMGSWLSYGLGSLNNDLPTFCVLHAQHSSPYANVQAISSRLWGSGFLPGKHAGVNLRSSGDPVLFLKDAPGIDRDMRRSMLDGLSNLNQKTLENVGDPEIQTRIEQYEMAYRMQMSVPELTDMSEESEATYELYGPDSKKAGSFAYCALMARRLAERGVRFTQIFHRGWDQHGNLPRDISSQCKDVDQACYGLIQDLKQRGLLEDTLVVFGGEFGRTVYSQGQLTDKNYGRDHHPRAFSLWLAGAGVKGGMTYGETDEYSFNIVTPDQKVHVRDLHATILERCGLDFHKFSYLYQGLENKLTGVEPARVVTDILHSSHMAKKGHG; from the coding sequence ATGAACTTTACTGACATCTTCAAAGCTGTGGATCTCCACAACAACTCGCTCTCCCGCAGGCAATTCTTCCGCCAGAACGCGATGGGACTGGGTGCTGCTGCCCTCACCTCTCTGCTCCCGAAAGAGGTCATGGGTGCGATTGAGAAAGCCACCGGTAACAGCCATTTCGCCCCAAAAGCCAAGAGAGTCATCTATATTTCCCTGATTGGCGCTCCATCCCAATTTGAAACCTTCGATTACAAACCCCACCTACAAAAGGAATTCAAGAAGGACATCAAAGACTTCCTCGTGAAGTCCGGGCAGCGCCTGACTGGCATGACTGCTGGCCAGACCAAGTTCCCAGTGGCCCCATCATTCGTTGACTTCAAACAATACGGTGAATCTGGCACCTGGGTGTCCGACCTCCTTCCTTGGACAGGAAAAATGGTTGATGACCTCTGCATCATCAAATCCATGCACACGGATGCCATTAACCATGAGCCTGCCAACCAGCTTATCTATACAGGCTCCATGCAGTCAGGTAAGGCCTCCATGGGCTCATGGCTATCCTATGGTCTGGGCTCATTGAATAATGACCTGCCAACGTTCTGTGTACTCCATGCCCAGCATTCATCACCCTATGCGAACGTGCAGGCTATTTCCTCCCGTCTCTGGGGTTCCGGCTTCCTTCCTGGTAAGCACGCTGGGGTCAACCTACGCTCCAGTGGCGACCCTGTGCTTTTCCTGAAAGATGCACCAGGTATCGACAGGGACATGCGCCGCTCCATGCTAGATGGCCTCTCCAACCTCAACCAAAAGACGCTCGAAAACGTCGGTGACCCTGAAATTCAGACCCGCATCGAGCAATACGAAATGGCCTACCGCATGCAAATGTCAGTGCCTGAACTCACCGACATGTCTGAGGAATCCGAGGCCACCTACGAGCTCTACGGCCCAGACTCCAAGAAAGCAGGCTCCTTTGCCTACTGTGCTCTCATGGCTCGCCGCCTCGCGGAGCGTGGCGTACGCTTCACTCAGATTTTCCACCGCGGCTGGGATCAGCACGGCAACCTGCCTCGCGATATCTCCTCTCAGTGTAAGGATGTGGACCAGGCTTGCTACGGTCTCATTCAGGACCTTAAGCAACGCGGTCTGCTCGAAGACACGCTGGTTGTCTTTGGTGGTGAGTTTGGCCGTACAGTTTATTCCCAGGGGCAGCTCACAGATAAGAACTACGGACGTGACCACCATCCTCGTGCTTTCTCCCTCTGGCTTGCAGGTGCAGGCGTCAAAGGCGGCATGACCTATGGTGAAACAGACGAATATTCCTTCAATATCGTTACGCCTGATCAGAAGGTACACGTACGTGACCTCCATGCGACTATCTTGGAGCGCTGCGGTCTGGACTTCCACAAGTTCTCTTATCTCTATCAGGGCCTTGAAAACAAGCTCACAGGGGTCGAACCAGCAAGAGTCGTCACCGACATTCTCCATTCGTCCCACATGGCCAAGAAGGGCCACGGATAA